Part of the Peromyscus maniculatus bairdii isolate BWxNUB_F1_BW_parent chromosome 23, HU_Pman_BW_mat_3.1, whole genome shotgun sequence genome is shown below.
ctctgaccttcacatgtaggCTATAGTGTTCCAGTACAATAGTTtgtctgcacatacacacactgtttaaaaagaaaatacctaaGGGGTATTTGtagctagggaaatggctcagtggttaagcacactgTCTGCTCTTATAGAGTATATGGGTTGGGCTGCcggcacccatatgacagctttCGGCCATTTGTAGGTCTAGTTCCAGgtgattcaatgccctcttctggtctgcttGGGCACCAAGTATGTATGtgctacatatatatttatgcaaacaaaacactcatacatataaatctgatgaagaaaaagcaagaaggagaaagtagaaggagaagaagaagaaaagagaaggaggagaagaagaaaaaggagaagaggaggaagaagaggaggaaggagaaggaggaaaaagaggaggaggaggacgaggagaaggaagaggaggaggaggaggaggaggaggaggaggaggaggaggagcacagcaAGGACCTCAATTTCCCTGGTAACATATGGCCACTCCAGTGGGACTCCCCAGATAGTCTGGTAAAAGTAGCATCCCATCCTGAGTTGTTTGTTTCAAATAAAGGTCATGGTGACTCAAGTGCCAGGCTTATGAATGACAGACAGAATGACACAAGCAGGTAGGACTCCTAGGTGCTACTTGGCCAAATGCAATACCTCCTTCCaggaagaaaatatggcacacacaacacactggCATATTCCTCTTTCTTTACCCACAGGTGTTCTATCTCATGATGTCATGGCCTGAGCCCAGGAAGCATTGGTTCCCACCACCCCGTCCTGCCTCTGAATATGTCTCTGAGCCCAACGACTGGGACTCTCTCTCTCAAGAACTCACCAATCTGACCAACCTTCTATATTGGCCtccaactgatggaaacagggaTGACTTTTTGGCTTCTACCAGTCCCAAAACCTCCACTTACAGACTGAAGGGTCCTGCCCAATCCAGCTATACTCTGGGAAGTAACCTAGAGGCCATCCTTGTGGCTAGGGATCACCAAGGCAGACCCAAGACTCATGGTGGAGATCTGTTTCGGGCAAAGCTCCTGGGCCGGGAATTGAAAGCAGGAGTCCCAGGGGAGGTGAAGGATCTGGAGAATGGCACTTACCTCTTGTCCTTCCCTCTGCTCTGGGCTGGATGGGCTCAGGTGCAAGTGAGGCTGATCCACTCCAGCGAGGCAGTTGGGGTCCTGCAGAGAATCTGGAGAGGAAAACGGGCCACTGTTGACTTTAGAGGATATTTCCGAGGAAGGAACGGCACTCAAGAGACTGTTATCTGCAACGTGGACCCCCAGTCAACTGGAGCCAAAGGGCCCACCTGCCAGTACAGGGATGTGGTTTCTGGGGAGGACTGGTTCTGTGCTCAACCCTCTACTTTGCCCTGCGATGCTTTAGTCGGCCACTCGAGTGGAAGTTACCTGAATGTGACCACACCGCATGATGAAGACCTGCTGGCCGGGTAAGAATCTAGAATAGTGCATGTGTCCTAACCATAGCTAtgtgcaggtcagaagacaacttgaggaAGTCAGTtcactccttccaccatgtgggaccagGTGtcaaactcagtttgtcaggTTTGGCAGTGAGAACCTTTACATGCTGAAACATCCCACTGATATCATTATTTAGAAATTCCCGCAGCTCAGAGTTCTTGTGTTCCTCATGTGGTTTTGGGTGACCTTGTAATGGAGGCAGAAAACTCAAGAGTTGAAGgacatccttggctgcatagcgAATACAAgtccagcctggaatacatgagcaTTACTCTGTGTGTCAAAAAGGCAATTAGAGTCCGAGTGGGGTGGGGGTATTGTTATATTCCCTACTGTTTgtgtaacaacaataacaaaatttaatgttctttctagactccagtgccagggaaatTAGAACTTCTCACTTCCTGTGGTACTCTGTTTATTACAAAGGAGAACTACATGGCCCTTTGGTTACCTTGACTATTACCGAACTGATAAGACTGTTCTCTTTGCTGTGTATTTCTCCTAACTATTACAATTGCCCTGTCAGTGATCACTTTATTGTAGTGACCTCCAATTAGGCAGAGGAGAGACAACCAGTCAATCATGGTATGCTCTTGAAAATCAAATTTTCACCTGGTCAACCTCCCTCAAAGTTCACACTCAGTGTTTCTTCAGGAATGTGACTGACCAGCCACTCGCTTCAGGAATATCTCCAATCCTGGTGAAACCAGCAGCCACTGGGAACTTGAGGAATGTGGGTGAGTGAGGCTGGAATATACAGGTGGTGGTAGGAATGGTCATCAGCTGAGATGGATTGGGGGCTTtttgatttggtgtgtgtgtgtgtgtgtgtgtgtgtgtgtgtgtgtgtgtgtgtgtgttgtattggTGTGGGTTCACTCTCATGTGAAAAAGTATATGAGCCCAGGTAGAGATCAGAATGTTCTCCCCAATTGTTCtctatcatattttatttcatttaagttatactatgggttttttttggggggggggcagggaaagTGGTTTCAGTTGGCAGTGATTTGTTAACAGATAATTattagagaggaaaattggggtcCTTCCAGCCCAAGGATGACTGGGTGGGTGATGGACAGAGCTCAAGCAGGAGGGAGCTATTTCCGATCTTTCAGGCCTCAGCCAGCAATCAGGAGAGGGCCACTGCACATATTATAGGCCATAGAGGTTCCCTGTCCGCAAGCACTCAGGATTCAGAAGGACCCAGCCTCCCCCTTGCTACTtcctcagaaaggaagaaatggaaggtatTGGTGCCTCCGTCCAAGAAGTAAGGGACTCCTGGATCCATCTTCATCTGCCAACCAAAGATGAAGCTGAAGTTGAAGAAGGAAGATCTATGGGGTCCACCCCAGCAGCTGGCTTCAGGGTGGTACTTGAGAGTGCACATGAAattcgctctctctctctctctctctctctctctctctctctctctctctctctctctctctctcatatatatatccctttctctctctctctctggatgcAGTTTTTGTAGAAACTTTCTTCAGTCACTAAAGAACATTGGCCACAGTTGCTTTATGCTCTTGGCCGGAGTACATCAGTGCCGCTAGAGGAGGCAAGAGTGGGCCTAGAGCCTCAGGCACAAGGATCCAAGTGACCAGCCATGTGGCCTTGGGATGCCTGTGTCCAGCCACTTGGAAGGTCTGGGCTGGAGTTCCAACCCATCTCAAACATCCTCTGATCCCCAATGGACGGTCACTGAGGGAGGTCTTGAGCTGTTTCCATGTATGGGCACCACTTCTGCCAGAGGAGGTGCTGGTTGCCAAACATCAGCCCCAGGCTAGAGGAAGGGTTCCGGGTATACGCAGGAAGGACCCAGACAGCAGGTTAAACGTTCTAGGACTATAAACATGGGGTAA
Proteins encoded:
- the LOC102918621 gene encoding NXPE family member 3-like isoform X3 yields the protein MDLLARQLKGYKILTAGLVFLVLVFYLMMSWPEPRKHWFPPPRPASEYVSEPNDWDSLSQELTNLTNLLYWPPTDGNRDDFLASTSPKTSTYRLKGPAQSSYTLGSNLEAILVARDHQGRPKTHGGDLFRAKLLGRELKAGVPGEVKDLENGTYLLSFPLLWAGWAQVQVRLIHSSEAVGVLQRIWRGKRATVDFRGYFRGRNGTQETVICNVDPQSTGAKGPTCQYRDVVSGEDWFCAQPSTLPCDALVGHSSGSYLNVTTPHDEDLLAGNVTDQPLASGISPILVKPAATGNLRNVALLSRPPCRPGHLSPKPSGFYHQDRWHSTFCSSRSFPTVDSILNCLAGRIVYMMGDSTLRQWWEYLRDTVPSLKPVDLHVTYQAGPLMAVDTTRGTVLHWRAHGWPLRSLRTPVASLHSVARELHGLAGGPSTVVVLGMGAHFTTFRPSIIARRLAGIRAAVKALLDREPSTLVVIKLANTGYKSVYGSDWLTLQVNRFLRAAFVGLQVAFVDAWEMTSSLDLPDYIHPKTLIVRNEVELFLSFVCPT
- the LOC102918621 gene encoding NXPE family member 3-like isoform X5, with translation MMSWPEPRKHWFPPPRPASEYVSEPNDWDSLSQELTNLTNLLYWPPTDGNRDDFLASTSPKTSTYRLKGPAQSSYTLGSNLEAILVARDHQGRPKTHGGDLFRAKLLGRELKAGVPGEVKDLENGTYLLSFPLLWAGWAQVQVRLIHSSEAVGVLQRIWRGKRATVDFRGYFRGRNGTQETVICNVDPQSTGAKGPTCQYRDVVSGEDWFCAQPSTLPCDALVGHSSGSYLNVTTPHDEDLLAGNVTDQPLASGISPILVKPAATGNLRNVALLSRPPCRPGHLSPKPSGFYHQDRWHSTFCSSRSFPTVDSILNCLAGRIVYMMGDSTLRQWWEYLRDTVPSLKPVDLHVTYQAGPLMAVDTTRGTVLHWRAHGWPLRSLRTPVASLHSVARELHGLAGGPSTVVVLGMGAHFTTFRPSIIARRLAGIRAAVKALLDREPSTLVVIKLANTGYKSVYGSDWLTLQVNRFLRAAFVGLQVAFVDAWEMTSSLDLPDYIHPKTLIVRNEVELFLSFVCPT
- the LOC102918621 gene encoding NXPE family member 3-like isoform X4, which encodes MKQPKYNEWVFYLMMSWPEPRKHWFPPPRPASEYVSEPNDWDSLSQELTNLTNLLYWPPTDGNRDDFLASTSPKTSTYRLKGPAQSSYTLGSNLEAILVARDHQGRPKTHGGDLFRAKLLGRELKAGVPGEVKDLENGTYLLSFPLLWAGWAQVQVRLIHSSEAVGVLQRIWRGKRATVDFRGYFRGRNGTQETVICNVDPQSTGAKGPTCQYRDVVSGEDWFCAQPSTLPCDALVGHSSGSYLNVTTPHDEDLLAGNVTDQPLASGISPILVKPAATGNLRNVALLSRPPCRPGHLSPKPSGFYHQDRWHSTFCSSRSFPTVDSILNCLAGRIVYMMGDSTLRQWWEYLRDTVPSLKPVDLHVTYQAGPLMAVDTTRGTVLHWRAHGWPLRSLRTPVASLHSVARELHGLAGGPSTVVVLGMGAHFTTFRPSIIARRLAGIRAAVKALLDREPSTLVVIKLANTGYKSVYGSDWLTLQVNRFLRAAFVGLQVAFVDAWEMTSSLDLPDYIHPKTLIVRNEVELFLSFVCPT